In Longimicrobiales bacterium, a single window of DNA contains:
- a CDS encoding nuclear transport factor 2 family protein encodes MKSILVRLFAVVAMLAVPAIGHAQSGEAGVIAAIDAYHSSLASGDSATALSMLAEDVTILESGGVENKEHYRSGHLSGDMRFAQAVPRERGDINVTMMGDVAWAWSTSITEGTMGEREINSQGAELMVLAHVDGVWKIKAIHWSSRQRR; translated from the coding sequence ATGAAGTCCATCCTCGTCCGGCTCTTTGCAGTCGTCGCCATGCTCGCCGTCCCGGCCATCGGCCATGCCCAATCCGGTGAGGCTGGTGTCATTGCGGCCATCGACGCGTACCACTCGTCACTCGCTTCTGGGGACTCTGCGACGGCGCTATCCATGCTCGCGGAAGACGTCACGATCCTCGAGAGCGGCGGAGTCGAGAACAAAGAGCACTATCGCAGCGGCCACCTGTCTGGTGACATGCGTTTCGCTCAGGCTGTGCCCCGCGAGCGTGGGGACATCAACGTGACCATGATGGGTGACGTGGCGTGGGCGTGGTCAACGAGCATCACCGAAGGAACGATGGGCGAACGCGAAATCAACTCGCAGGGTGCGGAGTTGATGGTTCTCGCTCATGTCGACGGAGTGTGGAAGATCAAGGCGATCCACTGGTCGTCGCGCCAAAGGCGTTAG
- a CDS encoding aminopeptidase P N-terminal domain-containing protein, whose translation MRRATATWFLILFVALTQPLSGQVIEAPVRYDTDYLSAEFHAGRRAEVMARLPEGSLAVLFGAPLRNRTGDQTFEYRQSSDFLYLTGSEEPGSALILAPGGIEIDGATVREVLVVPPRDPSREVWDGRRFGTERAMSELGFEEAVGADRFADILTPLLQSGQHTVHHTPFPDGVPAESDLRTLLTVFVENVDRQNVSQGGKRDDATLRGILDELRADKTEEEMVLLQRAIDITVEAHREAMQQAKAGWAEYEIEALIEYTFKKNGSEQPGFNSIVGSGENSTILHYMTSRRITEPGDVIVVDIGAEYHGYSADVTRTIPIDGTYSPAQRAIYQLVYDAQEAGIAASRDGASFGATNQAAAQVLAVGLAELGLIESAQDTRGLRRFFMHGTSHYLGLDVHDVGSYGILSAGEVITVEPGIYIPAAEDIDPKWWNIGVRIEDDILITQGDPVILSAGAPRHPDAVEALMQGRPIS comes from the coding sequence ATGCGACGTGCTACTGCTACGTGGTTTCTCATACTTTTTGTCGCGCTCACTCAGCCGCTCTCGGGGCAGGTGATCGAGGCTCCCGTGCGTTACGACACGGACTACCTGAGCGCCGAGTTTCACGCAGGCAGAAGAGCAGAGGTCATGGCCCGCCTTCCAGAGGGCTCGCTCGCGGTCCTCTTCGGAGCCCCCCTCCGCAATCGCACCGGTGACCAGACGTTCGAGTATAGGCAGTCGAGTGATTTTCTCTATCTCACAGGGAGCGAGGAGCCCGGTTCGGCGCTCATCCTTGCACCGGGTGGCATCGAGATCGATGGTGCCACGGTCCGTGAGGTTCTCGTGGTTCCGCCCCGCGACCCAAGTCGCGAAGTGTGGGACGGCCGACGATTCGGTACCGAACGTGCCATGTCCGAGCTCGGATTCGAGGAGGCGGTTGGGGCGGATCGGTTTGCCGATATCCTCACCCCGCTTCTTCAGAGCGGGCAGCATACCGTACATCACACGCCCTTCCCTGACGGGGTCCCGGCCGAGTCGGACCTTCGCACGCTCCTGACCGTCTTTGTGGAGAACGTCGACCGGCAGAATGTCAGTCAGGGTGGCAAGCGAGATGACGCGACACTGCGGGGGATCCTCGACGAGCTCCGTGCGGACAAGACCGAAGAAGAGATGGTCCTGCTTCAGCGGGCGATCGACATCACGGTGGAAGCGCACCGCGAAGCGATGCAGCAAGCGAAGGCGGGCTGGGCGGAGTACGAGATTGAGGCGTTGATCGAATACACATTCAAGAAGAACGGCTCGGAGCAGCCCGGCTTCAACAGCATTGTCGGAAGCGGTGAGAACTCGACGATTCTGCACTACATGACGAGTCGTCGCATCACCGAACCAGGTGACGTCATCGTGGTCGACATCGGCGCTGAGTACCACGGCTACTCCGCAGATGTGACGCGCACGATTCCCATCGACGGCACCTACTCGCCGGCGCAACGAGCGATCTATCAGCTGGTGTACGATGCCCAGGAAGCTGGGATCGCCGCGTCCAGGGATGGCGCCAGTTTCGGGGCGACCAACCAAGCTGCGGCACAAGTTCTAGCTGTGGGACTCGCTGAACTCGGCCTCATCGAGAGCGCCCAAGACACCCGCGGGCTGCGCCGCTTCTTCATGCACGGCACGAGCCACTACCTGGGGCTCGATGTCCACGACGTCGGCAGCTACGGAATTCTTTCTGCGGGTGAGGTAATCACCGTCGAGCCGGGAATTTACATCCCGGCCGCCGAGGACATCGACCCCAAGTGGTGGAACATCGGCGTCCGCATCGAAGATGACATTCTGATCACCCAAGGTGATCCGGTCATCTTGTCCGCAGGCGCACCGCGCCATCCCGACGCGGTGGAGGCCCTAATGCAGGGCCGACCGATTTCGTAA
- a CDS encoding prolyl oligopeptidase family serine peptidase: MYCSPLVALAVRTLLVLAILVPGAPVEAQSGDEKRTLEISDYHLWRTISGAEISDDGQWVSWTYTRVRGDDTLFVKGLDSGRDHTVPRASGAEFSSDGNWIAYDLSKPFAEIEKLERDDEDVTHQAGLLNLTTGEMRSWDDASDFGFSETSSHFFVKKRQSDDDAEHDGTDLILRNLHEGFDELIGSVDQAAFNDAGNYLAFTVDAANKDGNGVYMVDLATGARRALDNAKERYARMAWSEEGNALAVLRGETPEGKVERDNTLLAFSDVSTAEVTLTAFTSGSGLADDWILSEDGNLAWNTDATTLFVGTKMQDDKLKKWADDEFPLADVNIWHWQDDRIQAEQQQSASRDRNRTYVAAAHLRGGDIVPLADETMRTVEVTRNGRWGMGRDDSDYVSDWKPQVADFYRIDTQTGERTVALEGQLRALGLSPDSEHYLYWKDGHVWDYRIADDEHVNLTESAPVDFTNAEYDYFGEKPPYGMAGWTEDGEGVVLYHKYDVWLQPLDGSAATDLTGGYGNAEEIRLRYVATDPDARTIDLNAPVLLDGYGEWTKSEGYFQLDDGNLGALAWEAQRLSVPQKAADADRYIFTAQTFEDFPDLWVSDGDFTDRTRVTTANPQQDEYLWGSRILFDYTNDDGVPLQGTLAIPEGYEEGQKLPMIVRFYEQYSQDLHLYPTPTYRHSPNFAGYVSSGFLVMQPDVHFRIGSSHSDMLESVEAAVQKVIEMGYADPESVGLSGHSYSGGGGAYIATRSDMFSAVAHGAAPINLISEFNQLFVGSGQNNHSYDIYGQGRYATNPYEDFDTYWAESPISGVETMNTPVLYLHGEEDPTVNWEQGLEWYNALRFLEKPIIWLSYPEEGHGLRKLQNRIDFQYRLRQFYNHHLKGEPAPGWMTDGVPFLDKDQHLRDFAPRIFAKPRVIS; encoded by the coding sequence ATGTACTGCTCTCCGTTGGTGGCACTGGCTGTCCGAACCCTTCTTGTCCTAGCCATCCTCGTCCCTGGCGCACCTGTCGAGGCGCAGTCGGGCGACGAGAAACGCACGCTGGAGATCTCGGACTATCATCTCTGGCGCACGATCTCGGGCGCGGAGATCTCCGACGACGGCCAGTGGGTTTCGTGGACCTACACGCGGGTCCGCGGAGACGACACACTCTTCGTCAAAGGACTCGATTCCGGTCGAGACCACACTGTGCCCCGCGCTTCCGGGGCTGAATTCTCATCGGATGGCAACTGGATCGCATACGACCTCAGTAAACCATTCGCAGAAATCGAGAAACTCGAGCGAGACGACGAGGACGTCACGCACCAGGCTGGCCTGCTGAACCTCACCACGGGAGAGATGCGGAGCTGGGACGACGCATCGGACTTCGGCTTCTCGGAGACGTCGAGCCACTTCTTCGTGAAAAAGCGGCAGTCAGACGACGATGCCGAGCATGATGGGACGGACCTCATTCTACGCAATCTCCACGAGGGCTTCGACGAACTCATCGGGAGCGTGGACCAGGCGGCCTTCAACGACGCGGGTAACTACCTCGCGTTTACCGTAGATGCGGCCAACAAGGACGGAAACGGCGTCTACATGGTCGACCTCGCCACAGGTGCCCGGCGTGCCCTCGATAACGCGAAGGAACGATACGCACGAATGGCGTGGTCCGAAGAAGGAAACGCCCTAGCCGTCTTGCGGGGTGAGACACCGGAGGGGAAGGTCGAGCGGGACAACACCCTTCTCGCGTTCTCGGATGTCTCAACTGCGGAAGTCACACTGACCGCGTTCACATCCGGAAGCGGTCTAGCGGACGATTGGATCCTGAGCGAAGACGGAAACCTGGCGTGGAATACAGACGCCACGACGCTCTTCGTGGGCACCAAGATGCAGGACGACAAGCTCAAAAAGTGGGCGGACGACGAGTTTCCGTTGGCAGACGTCAACATCTGGCACTGGCAGGACGATCGCATTCAGGCGGAGCAACAGCAGTCGGCTTCGCGCGACCGGAACCGGACCTACGTCGCAGCAGCGCATCTGCGAGGCGGTGACATCGTGCCGTTAGCTGACGAGACCATGCGGACCGTCGAAGTCACGCGGAACGGACGGTGGGGCATGGGACGTGACGACAGTGACTACGTGTCCGACTGGAAGCCTCAGGTCGCGGACTTCTACCGAATCGACACCCAGACAGGTGAACGTACGGTGGCTCTTGAGGGCCAACTGCGGGCACTGGGGCTGAGTCCTGACAGCGAGCACTACCTGTACTGGAAGGACGGGCACGTCTGGGACTATCGCATAGCCGACGACGAGCATGTGAACCTCACTGAAAGTGCTCCGGTCGACTTCACGAACGCTGAGTACGACTACTTCGGTGAGAAGCCCCCTTATGGCATGGCGGGATGGACCGAGGACGGCGAGGGGGTCGTGCTCTATCACAAGTACGATGTCTGGCTGCAGCCGCTCGACGGGAGCGCCGCTACGGACCTGACCGGCGGTTACGGCAACGCCGAGGAGATTCGGCTGCGCTACGTAGCGACCGATCCAGACGCACGAACGATCGACCTCAATGCGCCCGTTCTTTTGGACGGGTATGGGGAATGGACGAAGTCCGAAGGCTACTTCCAGTTGGACGACGGCAATCTCGGGGCGCTCGCGTGGGAGGCCCAACGGTTGAGCGTCCCACAAAAGGCCGCGGACGCAGACCGGTACATCTTCACCGCGCAGACGTTCGAGGACTTTCCGGACCTGTGGGTCAGTGACGGCGACTTCACCGACCGCACCAGGGTCACGACCGCGAACCCGCAGCAGGACGAATACCTGTGGGGTTCACGCATCCTCTTCGACTACACGAACGACGATGGTGTCCCGCTCCAGGGCACACTCGCGATCCCCGAAGGCTACGAGGAAGGTCAGAAGCTGCCGATGATTGTGCGCTTCTATGAGCAGTACTCCCAAGACCTTCACCTCTACCCCACCCCGACGTACCGACATTCACCGAACTTCGCCGGCTACGTGAGCAGCGGCTTCTTGGTCATGCAGCCAGACGTGCACTTCCGAATCGGGTCCTCTCACTCGGACATGCTGGAGTCAGTGGAAGCAGCGGTGCAGAAGGTCATCGAGATGGGCTACGCAGACCCGGAGTCCGTGGGTCTCAGTGGACATTCCTACAGCGGTGGTGGCGGCGCATACATCGCGACCCGCTCGGACATGTTCTCCGCCGTCGCACACGGCGCGGCGCCCATCAACCTTATCAGTGAGTTCAACCAGCTCTTCGTTGGGAGTGGGCAGAACAACCATTCCTACGACATCTACGGGCAGGGTCGCTACGCGACGAACCCGTACGAGGACTTTGATACCTATTGGGCCGAGTCTCCGATTTCCGGTGTGGAGACCATGAATACGCCAGTCCTCTATTTGCACGGTGAAGAAGACCCGACGGTAAACTGGGAGCAGGGCCTCGAGTGGTACAATGCGCTCCGCTTTCTAGAAAAGCCCATCATCTGGCTTTCCTATCCGGAGGAAGGGCATGGACTCCGGAAGCTCCAGAACCGGATCGACTTCCAATACCGTCTCCGCCAGTTCTACAACCACCACCTGAAGGGCGAGCCCGCTCCAGGATGGATGACGGACGGTGTGCCGTTCTTGGACAAGGACCAACATCTGCGCGACTTCGCGCCGCGGATTTTCGCAAAGCCGAGAGTCATCAGCTGA
- a CDS encoding aminotransferase class I/II-fold pyridoxal phosphate-dependent enzyme: MDRRGFVTTGMAAGLVGATSAGSAIAALLENTPGWGPGKTLADGSVKLSSNENPLGLSPAARQAVIEAIPNANRYPSDFRAPLMSALSDFVGVKQENLVLGAGSTEILQMAVQAYQGPNTPLVTAEPTFEDVPRYMRPLAYNLVTVPLTGPGLAHDIGRMRQAAEGSRRPAVVYFCNPNNPTATITNSREIDNWIADAPETTMFLMDEAYFEYADDPSYWSALKWIETKPNVIVVRTFSKIFGMAGMRLGYGIAHPDTAARMREFVMQNNPNVLAAAAGTASLADEGLMARSVEVNNASKKIVMDTCDELGLEYLPTQANFMMHRINGDLGTYINRMAEVGVRVGRQFPPMVEWNRISFGLPEEQGRWAEALRDFRRKGWV, encoded by the coding sequence ATGGATCGCCGAGGCTTTGTGACCACCGGCATGGCAGCCGGACTCGTAGGTGCCACCAGCGCGGGCAGTGCGATTGCAGCTCTGCTCGAGAACACGCCCGGATGGGGCCCCGGCAAGACCCTGGCCGACGGATCCGTGAAGCTCAGCTCGAACGAGAACCCACTGGGCCTGTCACCCGCGGCGCGTCAGGCAGTGATCGAAGCGATCCCGAACGCCAATCGTTATCCCAGTGACTTCCGCGCTCCTCTTATGAGTGCTTTGTCCGATTTTGTTGGGGTCAAGCAGGAGAATTTGGTGCTGGGTGCGGGCTCCACCGAGATCCTCCAGATGGCCGTCCAAGCCTACCAAGGGCCGAACACTCCCCTGGTCACGGCGGAACCGACGTTTGAGGACGTCCCCCGCTACATGCGCCCGCTCGCCTACAACTTGGTTACGGTTCCGCTGACCGGGCCCGGCCTGGCTCACGATATTGGGCGCATGCGCCAAGCCGCAGAGGGTTCGCGAAGACCGGCTGTCGTCTACTTCTGCAATCCGAACAACCCGACCGCGACCATCACGAACTCACGGGAGATCGACAACTGGATCGCCGACGCCCCTGAGACCACCATGTTCCTGATGGACGAGGCGTACTTCGAGTATGCCGACGATCCGTCGTACTGGTCGGCGCTCAAGTGGATCGAAACCAAACCGAACGTGATCGTGGTTCGCACCTTCTCGAAGATCTTCGGTATGGCAGGTATGCGATTGGGGTACGGCATCGCCCACCCGGACACCGCTGCACGCATGCGCGAGTTCGTCATGCAGAACAACCCGAACGTGCTCGCTGCAGCAGCCGGTACGGCGTCACTCGCGGACGAAGGGCTCATGGCCCGAAGCGTCGAGGTCAACAATGCCTCGAAGAAGATCGTCATGGACACCTGCGACGAACTCGGACTCGAGTATCTCCCCACGCAAGCCAACTTCATGATGCACCGCATCAACGGAGATCTCGGCACCTACATCAATCGCATGGCTGAGGTCGGCGTGCGTGTGGGTCGACAGTTCCCTCCGATGGTCGAATGGAACCGTATTTCCTTCGGGCTACCGGAAGAGCAAGGCAGATGGGCCGAAGCCCTTCGTGATTTCCGACGGAAGGGCTGGGTGTAA